Genomic DNA from Paenibacillus donghaensis:
ATTGAACCAATATTGGGTGTGGAGGAACTAATCATGAACAAAAAAAGTGTCCGTGATGTAGAAGTAAAAGGCAAACGCGTATTCGTGCGTGTGGATTTCAACGTGCCTATGGAAGATGGCAAAATTACGGATGATACCCGTATCCGTGAAACGCTCCCAACAGTTAAATACTTGATTGAGAACGGTGCTAAGGTCATTCTGGCGAGCCACATGGGCCGTCCAAAAGGCCAATTTGTTGATTCCATGCGGCTCACCGGCGCTGCTGAGCGTTTGTCCGAACTTCTGGGTAAACCGGTAGCCAAAGCTGATGAAGCCATTGGCGAAGCAGTCAAAGCACAAATTGCCAAGCTTGCTGAAGGCGATGTACTGGTGCTTGAGAACGTACGCTTCTATCCTGGCGAAGAGAAAAATGATCCTGAACTGGCTAAGCAGTTCGCTGAACTGGCTGACCTGTTCGTCAACGATGCTTTTGGTGCGGCTCACCGTGCCCATGCATCGACTGAAGGCATTGCTCACCTTCTGCCTGCGGTATCCGGCCTTCTGATGGAGAAGGAATTGTCTGTACTGGGCAAAGCTCTGTCCAAACCTGAACGTCCCTTCACCGCGATCATTGGCGGTTCCAAGGTTAAAGACAAAATCGATGTTATCGACAACCTGCTGAATCTGGCTGACAACGTACTGATTGGCGGCGGCCTTTCTTACACCTTCACCAAGGCACAGGGCCACGAAATCGGCAAATCGCTGGTTGACAACGATAAGCTGGATGCCGCTCTTGGTTTCATCGAAAAAGCCAAGAAGCTGGGCAAAAACTTCGTGCTTCCGGTTGACGTAGTGGTTGCTGACAAGTTCGGCGCAGATGCCAACACCAAGATTGTGAATGTCGACGAAATTCCTGCAGACTGGGAAGGTCTTGATATTGGACCGAAGACTCGTGAAATCTATGCCGATATTATCAAAAACTCCAAGCTGGTTGTTTGGAACGGACCGATGGGCGTATTTGAAATTGATATCTTCGCCGAAGGTACGATTGCCGTAGCCAAAGCTTGTGCAACTACAGAAGGTTACACTGTGATCGGCGGCGGCGATTCCGCAGCTGCAGCAGAGAAATTCCACCTGGCTGACCAAATGGATCACATCTCCACTGGCGGCGGCGCATCACTCGAGTTCATGGAAGGCAAGGTACTTCCTGGCGTAGAAGCACTGAACGACAAGTAAGACGTAGAAGGAGGCCATTCAAACCATGAGAACCCCAATTATTGCCGGCAACTGGAAAATGTTCAAAACGGTTCCGGAAGCTGAAAGCTTCATCGCTGACATCAAAGGCAAAGCGGAAGTTGAAGGTGTGGAGACCGTAATCTGCGCACCGTTCACTAACCTGCCTGCTCTGGTAGCAGCAGTGAAAGGCACAGACATCAAGATTGGCGCACAGAATCTGCATTTCGAAGACAATGGCGCATTCACAGGCGAGATCAGCGGCGTAATGCTGAGCGATCTGGGTGTGGAATATGTTATTATCGGACACTCCGAGCGCCGCGCTTATTTCGGCGAAACAGACGAAATCGTGAACAAGAAGCTGCACGCAGCCTTCCGTCACGGTATTACTCCAATCGTCTGCGTAGGCGAGAAGCTGGAAGAGCGCGAAGCTGACCAGACCAAGGCTGTCTGCAAAGTACAGACTGAAGCTGCATTTGAAGGCCTCAGCGCTGAACAAGCGGCCAAGGTGGTTATCGCTTATGAGCCAATCTGGGCGATCGGCACAGGCAAATCCTCCACTTCCCAGGATGCCAATGAAGTTATTGCTTACATCCGCAGCCTTGTCAAAGGCCTGTATGATGAAGCAACGGCTGAAGCGGTTCGCATTCAATACGGCGGCAGTGTGAAACCTGAGAATGTAACGGAATATATGGGTCAAAGCGATATCGACGGCGCACTTGTCGGCGGTGCCAGCTTGCAGCCTGCATCCTTTGTCTCCCTGGTTGAGGGGGCGAAGTAAAGATGTCAGCTCCTAGACCTGTAGCACTGATTATCATGGACGGTTTCGGATTGCGCGCAACGAATGAAGGCAATGCTGTTGCTCAAGCCAACAAACCCAACTATGACCGTTATCTGACTCAATATCCGAATACCACGCTTACCGCTTGCGGCGAAGCGGTGGGTCTACCGGAAGGACAGATGGGCAACTCTGAAGTGGGCCATCTGAATATCGGCGCTGGCCGGATCGTCTATCAGGATCTGACCCGTATCGACAAGTCCATCCGTGACGGAGAATTCTTCGACAACGAAACGCTGGTTGCAGCCGTAAGAAATGCGAAATCAACCGGCAAGAAGCTTCATCTGTATGCGCTGGTATCCGACGGTGGGGTACACAGCCATATTAACCATCTGTTCGCAATGCTTGATCTGGCCAAAAAAGAAGATTTGCATGAAGTGTATATCCACGCTTTCATGGATGGACGCGATGTACCTCCGGACAGTGGACAGAAATTTGTTCAGGATCTGGTAGCCAAGATTGAAGAAGTAGGCGTGGGCACCATTGCAACGGTATCCGGACGCTACTTCGCTATGGACCGTGACAAGCGTTGGGAGCGTGTAGAGAAGGCTTACCGTGCGATGGTTTATGGCGAAGGCCCGAAATATACCGATGCATTGCAAGCCATTACTGCATCTTACCAGAATTCCGTGTATGATGAATTCGTAGAGCCATCCGTAATTGTGGACAATGAAGGCAAGCCTGTAACAGCAGTAGAGAGCGGAGATTCCGTGATTTTCCTGAACTTCCGCCCAGACCGTGCCATTCAGCTGTCCCAGGTATTCACCAATGCGGATTTCCGTGGCTTCGACCGGGGACCTCTGTTCCCGCAGAACCTGCATTTCGTATGTCTGACTACCTTCAGCGAAACGGTACAGGGTTATGTAGCCTATTCGCCGAAGAATCTGGACAACACCCTGGGTGAAGTGCTCGTACAGCAGAACAAGAAGCAGCTGCGTATCGCGGAAACTGAGAAGTACCCGCACGTAACCTTCTTCTTCAGCGGTGGACGCGATAAGGAGCTTCCTGGCGAGACGCGGATTCTGATCAACTCTCCCAAAGTGGCAACCTATGACTTGCAGCCTGAGATGAGTGCTTACGAGGTGGCTGCGGCCTGCGTAGCCGAGATCGAAGCGGAAAGACAGGATGCCATTATTCTGAACTTCGCCAACCCTGACATGGTAGGACACTCCGGCATGCTGGAACCAACCATCAAGGCTGTGGAAGTAACGGATGAATGTGTGGGTAAAGTGGTGGACGCCGTAGTAGCCAAAGGCGGGGTAGCGATTATTATCGCCGATCATGGCAATGCTGATATGGTGTTTGATGAGAACGGACGTCCGTTCACGGCTCATACAACCAATCCGGTTCCTTTCATCCTGACGGATGAAAATGTTGTGCTGCGCGACTCCGGAATTCTCGCAGATGTGGCGCCAACCATCCTGGATCTAATGGGACTTCCGCAGCCAGCGGAAATGACCGGACAATCGATGATTGCCAGCCGCAAATAGCATTACCAGCATAACCAGCAATACAAAACCATTGTTAAAAAGGAGATTAAATTACATGACTATTATTTCTGATGTGTACGCTCGCGAGGTCCTCGACTCCCGTGGTAACCCTACAGTAGAGGTTGACGTTTATCTGGAATCCGGTGCTAAAGGCCGCGCTATCGTTCCTTCCGGCGCTTCCACAGGCGCTCATGAAGCCGTAGAGCTTCGTGACGAAGACAAATCCCGTTACCTCGGCAAAGGTGTTCTGAAAGCCGTTGAGAACGTAAACGAGCTGATCGCTCCTGAAGTTATCGGTATGGACGCTCTGGATCAGCTGGGCATCGATAAGCTGATGATTACCCTGGACGGTACTCACAACAAAGGCAAGTTGGGCGCCAACGCAATCCTGGCAGTATCCATGGCCGTAGCACGTGCTGCTGCAGCTGCTCTGGATGTGCCTTTGTATGTATACCTGGGCGGATTCAACGCTAAACAGCTTCCAGTTCCAATGATGAACATCGTTAACGGCGGCGCACATGCCGACAACAACGTTGACGTACAAGAGTTCATGGTTCTGCCAGTTGGCGCACCTAGCTTCAAAGAAGCTCTTCGTACCGGCGCGGAAATCTTCCACGCTCTGAAAGCTGTATTGAAAGCTAAAGGCCTGAACACTGCAGTTGGCGATGAAGGCGGATTTGCTCCTAACTTCACTTCCAATGAAGATGCACTGTCCACTATCATGGAAGCTATCGAAAAAGCCGGCTACAAAGCAGGCGTTGACGTATTCCTGGGTATGGACGTAGCTTCCACTGAGTTCTTCAAAGATGGTAAATACCACCTGGAAGGCGAAGGCAAATCGTTCACACCAACCGAGTTCGTAGACCTGCTCTCCTCTTGGGTAGATAAATACCCAATCATCACTATTGAAGATGGCTGCTCCGAAGATGACTGGGAAGGTTGGAAATTGCTGTCCGAGAAACTGGGCAACAAAATCCAATTGGTTGGTGACGACCTGTTCGTAACCAACACTGAGCGTCTGAACAAAGGGATCGAAGAAGGCATTGGTAACTCCATTCTGATCAAAGTAAACCAAATCGGTACTTTGACTGAAACTTTCGATGCTATCGAAATGGCTAAACGCGCAGGTTACACTGCAGTAATCTCCCACCGTTCCGGTGAATCCGAAGACAGCACAATCGCTGATATCGCCGTGGCTACCAATGCCGGCCAAATCAAGACTGGTGCTCCTTCCCGTACAGACCGTATCGCTAAATACAACCAATTGCTTCGCATCGAAGATGAACTGGGCGAATTGGCTCAATACAACGGCATGAAATCCTTCTACAACCTCAAAAGATAATTTGAACTTGAGCTTGTAAGCCGAAATAAAATCAAGAGCCTGCCGTTAATCGGCAGGTTTCTTTTTTTAGAACTAAGGGCATGACTAATAGCAGACATGGCAGTTGTAATACAAGTGGGGCTATGATAAAATTAAAATGCTGTTTATGAAACGTGAACTCTCAATTTACCATAGATAGTGATGCTTAGGCGTAGGAGGTGGAAGTGAATGGATATCTTTTTGAAAGTAATGCTCCTTATTTTTTCCGTTGGTCTGATTGCGGTCGTTCTTCTGCAAAAGGGGAAAAGTGCGGGTCTTTCCGGTGCCATCTCCGGCGGTGCTGAGCATCTTTTCGGTAAAACTAAGGCACGGGGTATGGAACTCGTACTGCAACGTGTAACCGTTGGTTTGGCTGCAGGATTCTTTATTATGTCGATCCTGGCTGCCGTATTTATTGACTAATTAGGTAACAGTAAGCCTTCGCTCTCCTTCGTATGGAATGAGCGAAGGCTTTTTTGCAAGAAGAATTGGCTTCTCCGTCCTCTGAAAGAGGCGGTATCCGTTTCTGTGAGAAATAGAAGGATAAAGAACCAGGTGAAACTTAACTTATACTTTCTTCTATTTTGGAAAAAGAGAGCAGTGAGCGATGCCGTCCTGATGAGGGGCGGCATCATTTGCTTAAATCGCAAGGGTCTACATAGGGATGTAACGGATTGATTTCGTGTATACTAGGGTATGAAGTAGTGTAGGTAAATTTTACTTGTAGTATTTCCTGTAGAAGTAGGACAACACATACATATACGCAGAGCGGCTAAGACCGCGGAGGGCCGAGGTGTCGAAGATGATAACACAAGAGACAATATTAGATTTCATGCGGGAACCCGCTTATAAACCTTTAACCTATGACGAATTGGTAATCCAATTCGCTCTGGAGGATAGAACTGACCTACAGGCGCTGCAGCAGCTGTTGCTCGCCCTGGAAGAGGATGGCCGAATTGTACTGAACGGCAACGCCGCTTACGGTGTGCCGGAACGGATGGATCTGCTGCGCGGCAGGCTGCAGGTGCATGCCAAAGGGTTTGCTTTTCTGATTCCCGATGACCGAGAGCATCCTGATGTATATATCAATGCCAATGATCTGAAGAGTGCGATGAACGGCGATATTGTACTGGCCCGTGTCACTTCGCGCAGCCCGTCCGGTGGACGGATGGAAGGTGAGATTAACCGTATTGTGCGCAGAGGCGTGCTGCAGACGGTAGGGGTGTTTCAGAGCCTGGAAACCTACGGTTTCGTGCTGCCGGATGACAAGCGGATTAACCGCGATATTTTTATCCCCAAGGGTTCCTTTAAAGGCGCTGTCGATGGGGAGAAGGTTGTTGTGCGCA
This window encodes:
- a CDS encoding phosphoglycerate kinase, producing MNKKSVRDVEVKGKRVFVRVDFNVPMEDGKITDDTRIRETLPTVKYLIENGAKVILASHMGRPKGQFVDSMRLTGAAERLSELLGKPVAKADEAIGEAVKAQIAKLAEGDVLVLENVRFYPGEEKNDPELAKQFAELADLFVNDAFGAAHRAHASTEGIAHLLPAVSGLLMEKELSVLGKALSKPERPFTAIIGGSKVKDKIDVIDNLLNLADNVLIGGGLSYTFTKAQGHEIGKSLVDNDKLDAALGFIEKAKKLGKNFVLPVDVVVADKFGADANTKIVNVDEIPADWEGLDIGPKTREIYADIIKNSKLVVWNGPMGVFEIDIFAEGTIAVAKACATTEGYTVIGGGDSAAAAEKFHLADQMDHISTGGGASLEFMEGKVLPGVEALNDK
- the tpiA gene encoding triose-phosphate isomerase encodes the protein MRTPIIAGNWKMFKTVPEAESFIADIKGKAEVEGVETVICAPFTNLPALVAAVKGTDIKIGAQNLHFEDNGAFTGEISGVMLSDLGVEYVIIGHSERRAYFGETDEIVNKKLHAAFRHGITPIVCVGEKLEEREADQTKAVCKVQTEAAFEGLSAEQAAKVVIAYEPIWAIGTGKSSTSQDANEVIAYIRSLVKGLYDEATAEAVRIQYGGSVKPENVTEYMGQSDIDGALVGGASLQPASFVSLVEGAK
- the gpmI gene encoding 2,3-bisphosphoglycerate-independent phosphoglycerate mutase → MSAPRPVALIIMDGFGLRATNEGNAVAQANKPNYDRYLTQYPNTTLTACGEAVGLPEGQMGNSEVGHLNIGAGRIVYQDLTRIDKSIRDGEFFDNETLVAAVRNAKSTGKKLHLYALVSDGGVHSHINHLFAMLDLAKKEDLHEVYIHAFMDGRDVPPDSGQKFVQDLVAKIEEVGVGTIATVSGRYFAMDRDKRWERVEKAYRAMVYGEGPKYTDALQAITASYQNSVYDEFVEPSVIVDNEGKPVTAVESGDSVIFLNFRPDRAIQLSQVFTNADFRGFDRGPLFPQNLHFVCLTTFSETVQGYVAYSPKNLDNTLGEVLVQQNKKQLRIAETEKYPHVTFFFSGGRDKELPGETRILINSPKVATYDLQPEMSAYEVAAACVAEIEAERQDAIILNFANPDMVGHSGMLEPTIKAVEVTDECVGKVVDAVVAKGGVAIIIADHGNADMVFDENGRPFTAHTTNPVPFILTDENVVLRDSGILADVAPTILDLMGLPQPAEMTGQSMIASRK
- the eno gene encoding phosphopyruvate hydratase, with product MTIISDVYAREVLDSRGNPTVEVDVYLESGAKGRAIVPSGASTGAHEAVELRDEDKSRYLGKGVLKAVENVNELIAPEVIGMDALDQLGIDKLMITLDGTHNKGKLGANAILAVSMAVARAAAAALDVPLYVYLGGFNAKQLPVPMMNIVNGGAHADNNVDVQEFMVLPVGAPSFKEALRTGAEIFHALKAVLKAKGLNTAVGDEGGFAPNFTSNEDALSTIMEAIEKAGYKAGVDVFLGMDVASTEFFKDGKYHLEGEGKSFTPTEFVDLLSSWVDKYPIITIEDGCSEDDWEGWKLLSEKLGNKIQLVGDDLFVTNTERLNKGIEEGIGNSILIKVNQIGTLTETFDAIEMAKRAGYTAVISHRSGESEDSTIADIAVATNAGQIKTGAPSRTDRIAKYNQLLRIEDELGELAQYNGMKSFYNLKR
- the secG gene encoding preprotein translocase subunit SecG codes for the protein MDIFLKVMLLIFSVGLIAVVLLQKGKSAGLSGAISGGAEHLFGKTKARGMELVLQRVTVGLAAGFFIMSILAAVFID